In Glycine max cultivar Williams 82 chromosome 10, Glycine_max_v4.0, whole genome shotgun sequence, the DNA window TGGTTGTCCCACTTGCAACCATTTTCCATTGCAGGGAGCACCTACTCGTGCTTATGGAAAGCTTAGCTGAAGAAACGGTAATTGCATATAATGGCCACCACTCCACTTCCCACAAAAGGATAAATCTGAAAATTTGTAATCATGTGTCACACAATTCTcctaaaaataagtaaaaattgaaatgatgGAACAATCACCAATTGGCATTGATACATACATCACTGCCAATTTTACAGATTGCATCTCTTCTCTTCCAATAATATCATATGTACCAAAGTTATGAACGCGCAGGGTGCCATACCACTATATAATCACATTTGGAGCTTCTACCATGACCCTAGCTAGAAGCAttttaaatgagaaaaatagaaaacaaaacaaaaagattcCCAATGCCAATATGAGAAGTGCCACACTAAATAAAATGCTCCCTACTATTGATTAATTTTCTCAAGAGAAAAACTCATCAAATAAGAAATATGACCAactaaatatttgtaatttagaaaaaaaaatattgaatcaataataaaaaagtaaagtgTGCTGTTAGCATTTCTCACACCAAGACaacaatgataataaaaataagaaagagaatgaaaagatttatttacaagagATGACAATAGTTTGAACAGATAGCAATATAGCATGATAATAACGACCAAtaactttttgttttgatttcctAATGGACTAATCATATTACATtagtaatataaataataaccaTAATCATAATATGTAGAGCGAGAGCATCAGACTTGAGAGAAGCTCTTGGATCAAAATAGCTAGGGTATCTATCTAAATCTAATCCAAAAATATTCACAATCATCTTATTCATCCCCCCATAGTtatcacaaaattaaataataatgaatcaaaagggcaagaaagagaaggaaaggTATATGACGTTGACTTAATGGGCTGGGCTGGGCCGGGCCGGATGAGAATTAGTCCTTCAAATCCTTCAACTGATTGCACTGCGCAGTGGGCCTGGTTTTCTCCTTACCAGCCCTAAGTGGGCAGGGAGTCTCTACGGGCGGGACCATGCAGTTATACTGCAGACACAGCGAGCTTCTCTCGGGAATCACCGCCGTAGGGCTTATCTCAATCCCCGTCAGATAGTTATGCTGCAAGTAAAGTATCTGAATGCTCGCGTCCAGCAACCGCTCCACGAAGCTAGCCGGTACCCGACCCGTGAACCGGTTGTTGTTCAGGTAAAGATTCTGCACTGTCGCCAGCATCGGCGATATCTGACCGTACAGCCGGTTGTAACTCAGATCAACGGTCGGGATCGAAACCTGGTCCACGGGCTGAACCATGCCCGAGAACTGGTTCCTCTCTAACTGAAGATTTGTCAGTGGGAAAGAAAATATTCGGCCCGGGATTGGGCCCGTGAATTGGTTCAGGCTTAGGTCCAAATAGTTGAGCTGGTCGAGACGGGCCAGGTGGCGGTCCATTGGGCCGGTGAGCTGGTTCCAGGAAAGAGAGAGGTACTGGAGGGAAGGAGGGAGGCAATCAGGAGGAAGCGAACCGGAGAGACCGTTGTGCTTCAGATCGAGCCGGGTTAGTGTGTGCGACTCGAACCGGGGGACCGAACCGGAGAGACGGTTATGGCAGAGGATTAGGTTTGTTAGCTCCGGTAAGGTTCCTACCGTTGGAGGAATGCGTCCGCTGAGCTGGTTGTAGCTGAGATCGATAGTTCGGAGGTTGCGGAGATCACCTAATTTGGTCGGAATTTGGCCGGAGATGAAGTTGCGGTTGACGCCGAGGAACCTGAGGTTCTTCAAATCGGAGAGCGTTTCGGGGAGAGGACCGTATATTCGGCCAGGGACGACGGTGAACTCGGCGAGCGCGGAGAGCTTGCCGACGGCGGGGTCGAGGCGGCCGGTGAGGCCGGGAGAGCCCGCCCGGGGGTCGCCGAGGTTGAGCGCAATGATCTTGTCGGAGTCGCAGTAAACGCCGGCGAAGTTGCATGGGTCTGCGGTGAAATCCCAAGTGGAAAAGAAATCGGAACCTGGCATGTCTTCCAGAGCCTTACGAATGTTTTGCAGAGCGAGGAAATCGGCAGGGTCCAGAATCGCCTGGACTTGTAGAAAGCAGAAGAAGAACACAAACAATGCATAGGGAGAAGTAGAACTCCTGCACTTGGCCATTGAAATGAAGAaccagaaaaacaaaataagattttataagTCAGAGagactcatttttttattctttttacttcCTCGGGAACAGTTACATCAAACGGTTCTCCGAGCCTATTTGGCCTCCATGCCTCAGCCTCGAAAGCCACGTCATCACCCTCGGAACCACACGTGTCCAACTCCAACCAAAGCTTTAGTATGTGATAAGGGACACAGGAATTCTTTtcgttaaatattaaaataactcttcaattttttaatacgaTATTTTTTCCATgcctattaaattattaatattaatatcaatGCAAAGGCATTAGTTATTTACTGATCTGAGGACGCCTAATCTTATGGTTGAATAgaaatcaagataaaaaaaaaaagaaatagaatatatattatttaggcaaatataaataaaataaaaaattagataatttattttagatacTTACAGTAAGTGtgtagaataaaaataagttatgtaaaaatattttatattaattaaaaattaattttttaaaaaaattcatattgttctctgttattttttttcttagcataaaattattattactatttttatatttttatgctataaaaaatatttaatttttaataaactagTGGGATAGTAGTAATGTTGTAtctttattttagtaaaattaaaaatttattactgtattatttttcttatctcctTTTCTCATTTCCTTGGTGTCTAGTGTCTACTCTATTATTTATACTGAAATAATTAGCCTATGTACAAACATTGTCAGGGGGCAAGTGTGGTGTGGGGGCTtttgagtgagtgagtgagtgagtgccAGCTAAGTTATGCAGTGGATTATCAAATGCGCCTATGACGTAAAATTTGGGTTATCTAATTTCACCACTTCTTGTTCAAAGCTTCTTCAAGAGAGGTTTGTTAATGGTTATATTTATCTCTCCTATGGTATGATGCCAGCCCTATATCATTACTATATAGCAAAATAGatcataaatcataaataataaatgtgtattcctttttctttttctttttcttttgcttccaTCTCTGTTTCAAAGATTACGGTTCAAAACATCAGAAGTTTGATACTACTACTTGATGCATCAGTTCCATTATTAACGTAATTGATTGTGATCCATTCTTGCTTGGACTTCAGGCCCCTCACGCAATCTCATAGCATAAATGTCATTAATTCGAGACTCAAATAACTACTACCCTGACCATTATAAGTCACCCACCCCTCCCCCAATCttctttttaacattaaaaatcaACCTAATATCGCAAATAACCATAACTAGAAATATTCtctctatctttcttttctttttttacttttgtaatTGTCAGCATGTTTACAGTGTGGGAATAAACCAAACCAATAAAtactttttaccttttttatcttttgcttataagaaaataaacgtACACTAATATCTCTTGAATGAAGCTGAAGTAAGCTGAGTCAAATGCATTTTTTGGTCAAAGATATATGCATGCTCCAAAGCTTGTTTCGCAATTCATATTCTGCTCTAAGCTTTCACCAAATACCGTGTGTAACAAAGAGTtcatgcttcttcttttttcttggaTACAGAATGAAAGTCAACATAGAGCAGAATAAAATCAGCTATCATGTGCTCCGCTACGTACATGGGGAAAGTTAGTATCGTTTTCCTAAAATGTCCACCTTTTCTACCTGTAGTCTATTTCCATCCCTTGTTTAATTACCCCTTTTCTTTTGCTTGGGTCAAAAGTTATAGGCcagtaaaatcaatttatattttcaaccccccaaaatattttcaaacgaATCACAAATAGGCCTATGTGAGGTTGCTGTAAAAGTAAATATATGATTCTATGATTTCTATCTACACCATCACCCACTGACTGACCCACAGATGGAGAGTTAGTTTAATAATAACTatactcaattaaaaaaatcaataaatcatGATTCGAATGATATTTAACTTAATCTTCTTAAGTAATTTTTCAGATTTAAATCTtatgaaatataatttgaaGTTGATACTATGTAAGTTTggttaaatcaaattttttgacaaaaattagTCAATAAATATTCTGATGTGATTTATTTTCTACAATAAGCAATTACGTCAAGAGCAAGTTTTGTCACAACCCCGCAGGACAATTCATGTTCTATAATTTATTGATCTCTAACTTTATGCCTAATTGTGATTTGGTTAAATTCATGAGCATGACCTCTAGTAGGAATTGGAGACAATATGGCAGCAGAGGTAATTGCGACTTGCGAGTTAGCTCAGACATAAACATAAATGTAACAAAACACAACCTGGCTAGATAGAAATGTGTGCACCTCAGACTCAAATCCAGCCAAGCAACATAGAGACAAAGAtagaaagcatttttttttaatgaatgtaAAAGAATGATGTTGTCTCTGATGAGTTTGGTCCCAATACATACAAAAGCGAGCAACCACATATAGTGCTACATTTTATATACTATAGCTATCCAATTAAAACAACCCCACATCAATTATTTACTATGAATCGTGGGAGGCAGttcagagagaaaaaa includes these proteins:
- the LOC100800224 gene encoding LRR receptor-like serine/threonine-protein kinase GSO2, which codes for MAKCRSSTSPYALFVFFFCFLQVQAILDPADFLALQNIRKALEDMPGSDFFSTWDFTADPCNFAGVYCDSDKIIALNLGDPRAGSPGLTGRLDPAVGKLSALAEFTVVPGRIYGPLPETLSDLKNLRFLGVNRNFISGQIPTKLGDLRNLRTIDLSYNQLSGRIPPTVGTLPELTNLILCHNRLSGSVPRFESHTLTRLDLKHNGLSGSLPPDCLPPSLQYLSLSWNQLTGPMDRHLARLDQLNYLDLSLNQFTGPIPGRIFSFPLTNLQLERNQFSGMVQPVDQVSIPTVDLSYNRLYGQISPMLATVQNLYLNNNRFTGRVPASFVERLLDASIQILYLQHNYLTGIEISPTAVIPERSSLCLQYNCMVPPVETPCPLRAGKEKTRPTAQCNQLKDLKD